From Trichomycterus rosablanca isolate fTriRos1 chromosome 27, fTriRos1.hap1, whole genome shotgun sequence, a single genomic window includes:
- the zgc:165481 gene encoding E3 ubiquitin-protein ligase RNF182 isoform X2, giving the protein MSCAQAEQEDRPAHSSVNTSPSRNANLATSNTPSPNTSATSNPSAIFNRNATANPSDEMECKICYQRYNVHSRRPKILTCLHRVCARCLNKILDIGDGSGSICCPFCRHETRVSDYEVTGLPDDSNIMSVLAVRDKSWSSDHSKEVVLTPKSLSSSSSPHHESSNCLVITIMEVQRDVQHLASRTGSSDDYGEDSLDSVSVASNSGTMDQDAFSKICNHVPRILVWLLGFFYFGSLPLGIYLLVIQRVTLGIVCVSLVPSSLTVCLVYGFCQCLCQGVCECCSRS; this is encoded by the coding sequence ATGAGTTGTGCTCAGGCTGAACAAGAAGACAGGCCTGCTCATTCCAGTGTCAACACAAGCCCCAGCAGGAATGCTAATCTTGCTACTAGCAATACACCAAGCCCCAACACCAGTGCAACCTCAAATCCAAGTGCTATCTTCAACCGCAATGCGACTGCTAACCCAAGCGACGAGATGGAGTGCAAGATCTGCTATCAGCGCTACAACGTTCATAGCCGGAGACCTAAGATACTGACCTGCCTGCACCGGGTGTGTGCTCGCTGCCTTAACAAGATACTGGACATCGGGGACGGATCCGGTTCCATCTGCTGCCCCTTCTGCCGTCACGAGACACGGGTCAGCGACTATGAAGTCACAGGACTTCCGGACGACTCGAACATCATGTCGGTGCTCGCTGTCCGGGACAAGTCCTGGAGCTCGGACCACAGCAAGGAGGTGGTGCTCACGCCCAAAAGTCTGTCGTCTAGCAGCAGTCCACACCACGAGTCTTCGAACTGCCTCGTCATCACTATAATGGAGGTCCAGAGAGATGTGCAGCATCTGGCCAGCCGTACCGGTAGCTCCGACGATTACGGTGAGGACAGCCTGGACTCCGTATCCGTAGCATCAAACAGTGGCACCATGGACCAGGATGCATTCTCCAAGATTTGCAATCACGTGCCAAGAATTCTTGTCTGGCTACTGGGCTTCTTTTACTTTGGGTCCCTGCCGCTCGGCATATATTTGTTGGTGATTCAAAGGGTCACTCTGGGCATCGTTTGTGTCAGCCTGGTGCCCTCCAGTCTCACTGTATGTCTCGTGTACGGATTCTGCCAGTGCCTGTGTCAAGGCGTGTGTGAATGCTGCAGCCGGAGCTGA
- the zgc:165481 gene encoding E3 ubiquitin-protein ligase RNF182 isoform X1, producing MKSEYEAKMSCAQAEQEDRPAHSSVNTSPSRNANLATSNTPSPNTSATSNPSAIFNRNATANPSDEMECKICYQRYNVHSRRPKILTCLHRVCARCLNKILDIGDGSGSICCPFCRHETRVSDYEVTGLPDDSNIMSVLAVRDKSWSSDHSKEVVLTPKSLSSSSSPHHESSNCLVITIMEVQRDVQHLASRTGSSDDYGEDSLDSVSVASNSGTMDQDAFSKICNHVPRILVWLLGFFYFGSLPLGIYLLVIQRVTLGIVCVSLVPSSLTVCLVYGFCQCLCQGVCECCSRS from the exons ATgaaatcag AGTATGAAGCCAAGATGAGTTGTGCTCAGGCTGAACAAGAAGACAGGCCTGCTCATTCCAGTGTCAACACAAGCCCCAGCAGGAATGCTAATCTTGCTACTAGCAATACACCAAGCCCCAACACCAGTGCAACCTCAAATCCAAGTGCTATCTTCAACCGCAATGCGACTGCTAACCCAAGCGACGAGATGGAGTGCAAGATCTGCTATCAGCGCTACAACGTTCATAGCCGGAGACCTAAGATACTGACCTGCCTGCACCGGGTGTGTGCTCGCTGCCTTAACAAGATACTGGACATCGGGGACGGATCCGGTTCCATCTGCTGCCCCTTCTGCCGTCACGAGACACGGGTCAGCGACTATGAAGTCACAGGACTTCCGGACGACTCGAACATCATGTCGGTGCTCGCTGTCCGGGACAAGTCCTGGAGCTCGGACCACAGCAAGGAGGTGGTGCTCACGCCCAAAAGTCTGTCGTCTAGCAGCAGTCCACACCACGAGTCTTCGAACTGCCTCGTCATCACTATAATGGAGGTCCAGAGAGATGTGCAGCATCTGGCCAGCCGTACCGGTAGCTCCGACGATTACGGTGAGGACAGCCTGGACTCCGTATCCGTAGCATCAAACAGTGGCACCATGGACCAGGATGCATTCTCCAAGATTTGCAATCACGTGCCAAGAATTCTTGTCTGGCTACTGGGCTTCTTTTACTTTGGGTCCCTGCCGCTCGGCATATATTTGTTGGTGATTCAAAGGGTCACTCTGGGCATCGTTTGTGTCAGCCTGGTGCCCTCCAGTCTCACTGTATGTCTCGTGTACGGATTCTGCCAGTGCCTGTGTCAAGGCGTGTGTGAATGCTGCAGCCGGAGCTGA